The Rhodobium gokarnense genomic interval AGGCGGCCTTCCTTGGTCCGCGCCCGCTCGCCGAAGATTTCGAGAATCAGGCCGGTGCGGTCGAGGATCTTGGCGTTCCAGGCCTTTTCCAGATTGCGCTGCTGGATCGGCGAAAGGGCGTGGTCGACGATGACGAGGCCGATGTCGTCCATGCGCACGGCAAGGCCGATCTCCTCCACCTTGCCGGAGCCGAACAGGGTTGCCGGTTTCGGCTCGGCGACGCGCACGACCGAGGCGCCGATTACGTCGAGCGCGATCGCCTCGGAAAGGCCCACGGTCTCGGCCAGCCGGCCCTCGGGCGAACGCTCCGTCAGAGCGGCCTCGCCGCGTCCCGGGGCGCCCTTGCGATGGGTCAGCTCCGGTTCGAGCACGAGCGCGCGCACGGGATCTCTCGCCACCTGCTCACCAGCCGGTGGAGTCTCGGCCCCGCCCTGCCCGTCTTGCGGCTTCAATCAGTCAGCGGCCTTTTCGCCCGTTTCCTCGCCCGGTTCAAAAAGCTGAACGGGCTGATTCGGCATGATCGTCGAAATAGCGTGCTTGTAGACGAGCTGGGAATGCCCGTCTCGCCTCAACAGGACACAGAAATTGTCGAACCAGGTAACCACCCCTTGCAACTTCACGCCGTTGACCAGGAAGATGGTCAGGGGGATCTTGTTCTTGCGTACATTGTTCAGGAAGGTGTCCTGGAGATTCTGTCCGCGGTCCGCCATTGTTGTTATTGCCTTTTGTCTTTCTTCGGACGTTGCGTCCGTTCTCTGTCGTTCTGCCGCCGGAAGCCATGCCGACGAACAATATTGCCGCAAGCGGGCATCGGTCACCTGCGAGCATAGCAAATCAT includes:
- the hfq gene encoding RNA chaperone Hfq translates to MADRGQNLQDTFLNNVRKNKIPLTIFLVNGVKLQGVVTWFDNFCVLLRRDGHSQLVYKHAISTIMPNQPVQLFEPGEETGEKAAD